From Miscanthus floridulus cultivar M001 chromosome 15, ASM1932011v1, whole genome shotgun sequence, the proteins below share one genomic window:
- the LOC136506408 gene encoding uncharacterized protein, which yields MLRSAHPNPTTWRSIGGAYFVPQEIQQLNEWRSVVGESCQPQYQALQPLNHILDPMLMHSAMNGYYGTMFTQQPIGTSGGSIQELLRTVCMPRTNYQQCPKKDKNSNPSLKTIEIINEVHDNGQCNSYKSVHDDTEEGNSIEDDE from the exons atGCTAAGGTCGGCGCATCCAAACCCAACTACTTGGAGAAGTATCGGTG GTGCATATTTTGTTCCTCAAGAAATTCAACAGTTGAACGAGTGGAGGTCTGTTGTAGGCGAAAGttgtcaaccacaataccaagctCTGCAACCACTAAATCATATACTTGATCCAATGTTAATGCACTCTGCAATGAATGGATACTACGGCACCATGTTCACACAACAACCTATTGGAACATCTGGAG GATCCATACAGGAATTGCTTCGTACTGTTTGTATGCCACGTACCAATTATCAACAATGTCCTAAAAAAGACAAGAATTCAAATCCAAGCCTCAAAACTATAGAGATTATTAATGAAGTTCATGACAATG GCCAGTGTAATTCTTACAAGAGTGTACATGATGATACTGAAGAAGGAAATAGTATTGAAGATGATGAATAA
- the LOC136507588 gene encoding uncharacterized protein produces the protein MGNKNKYFVKAQEAARKDVERAFGVLQSRFAIVRGAARLWDTETLGNIMKACVIMHNMIVEDAGVVDPTERFDYGGQNVEPSHESNHTLDEFIEAHKRIRDKEMHH, from the coding sequence ATGGGGAACAAGAACAAATATTTTGTCAAAGCACAGGAAGCAGCGAGGAAGGATGTCGAAAGAGCTTTTGGGGTTCTGCAATCAAGGTTCGCCATTGTTCGAGGAGCAGCTCGTTTATGGGACACGGAGACACTGGGCAACATCATGAAAGCTTGTGTCATTATGCACAATATGATTGTCGAAGATGCGGGAGTCGTTGACCCTACTGAGCGGTTCGATTACGGTGGCCAAAATGTGGAACCTTCTCATGAGAGTAATCACACCCTCGATGAATTCATTGAAGCACATAAAAGGATCAGAGACAAGGAAATGCACCACTAG